One Pempheris klunzingeri isolate RE-2024b chromosome 22, fPemKlu1.hap1, whole genome shotgun sequence DNA segment encodes these proteins:
- the pmch gene encoding pro-MCH produces MISVYSFLYTLVLFSELSSHLVTIAIPATKVEDGVAEQDGLGLLLADEPMTEPAVVSPVHRQSFVMDNNVRDEDESPKIIIVSDMRLKGHSIRGFKPAFTRSLPPLVDQSLSRIPTERSFKIDRRNTDLDVLRCMIGRVYRPCWEA; encoded by the exons ATGATCTCGGTCTACTCTTTCCTGTATACTCTAGTGCTGTTCTCTGAGCTGAGCAGCCACTTGGTCACCATAGCCATACCTGCGACTAAGGTAGAAGACGGCGTAGCAGAGCAAGATGGCCTGGGTTTGCTACTGGCCGACGAGCCTATGACTGAGCCCGCTGTGGTTTCCCCTGTGCACAGGCAAAGCTTTGTGATGGACAACAACGTGAGGGATGAAGATGAAAGCCCTAAAATCATCATCGTCTCA GACATGAGGCTGAAAGGACACAGTATCCGCGGGTTCAAGCCAGCGTTCACCCGGAGCCTTCCTCCGCTTGTAGACCAAAGCTTGAGCCGCATTCCCACTGAACGCAGTTTTAAAATTGATCGCAGAAACACCGACCTTGACG TGCTGCGGTGTATGATAGGAAGAGTGTACCGACCCTGCTGGGAAGCATAA